In the genome of Hymenobacter cellulosivorans, one region contains:
- a CDS encoding glycosyl hydrolase 115 family protein produces MITLPFYTARAADRFWLVLLALLVSFGAQAQKTAAQLTPTYVSADKGKNGFPLAAGGKTAALYASQADWPGVLRAAKDLQADINRVTKLTPPLTTDKAPNGKEVVLIGTIGKSPLIDGLVASKKLDVSQVAGKWETFVLQVVEKPMPGVERALVIAGSDKRGTIYGIYDLSQQIGVSPWYWWADVPTKPQTALYVAPGRHSQGTPQVKYRGIFLNDEAPALSGWAKEKFGGINSKMYVHVFELILRLKGNYLWPAMWGNAFNDDDKQSPVLADEYGIVMGTSHHEPMVRSQQEWKRFGSGPWNYQTNEKTLQDFWRQGIKNMGTKESIVTLAMRGDGDEPMSEGSNITLLEKIVADQRKIIAEETGKPAEQTPQLWALYKEVQDYYDKGMRVPDDVTLLLCDDNWGNLRKLPKPTEKPRAGGYGIYYHFDYVGGPRNYKWLNTNPLPRIWEQMHLAHEYGANQIWIVNVGDLKPMEFPISFFLDYAWNPDRISADQIDDYSRDWAARQFGPKYAADIADILAKYAKYNSRRKPELLDANTYSLATGEWATVVADYNQLLAKAEKVSQQLPAEYRDAYYQLVLHPVQACANLNELYYTVAQNREAAKNGQATANALAEKAKALYAKDAEITKRYHALAGGKWNHMMDQTHIGYTYWQQPEQNAMPAVQTVAQPTTAAPAQPVPAKKPQSVPKGAGFVETDGYVSIEAGHYAKAVDGGGVKWQTIPDLGRTLSGVTTFPTTAPGQPPTGDSPRLEYQVQLTGTGPVTVRTYLAPTLNFIGGEGLRYAVSFDDEAPQIINLHTGMVADNGNRPWEKAVAENILIKESKHTLAKPGAHVLKFWRVDPGVVLEKLVVDLGGLPSSYLGPPESASGTAAPKAAETKGSVGQR; encoded by the coding sequence ATGATAACCCTGCCTTTCTACACTGCCCGTGCAGCCGACCGATTCTGGCTGGTACTGCTGGCGCTGCTTGTTTCTTTCGGGGCCCAGGCTCAGAAAACGGCCGCGCAATTGACGCCTACCTACGTTTCGGCCGATAAGGGGAAAAACGGCTTTCCGTTAGCGGCCGGTGGCAAAACGGCGGCGCTATACGCTAGCCAAGCCGACTGGCCGGGCGTGTTGCGCGCCGCTAAGGACTTGCAGGCCGATATCAACCGGGTGACTAAGCTTACGCCGCCGCTTACTACGGATAAAGCCCCAAACGGCAAGGAAGTCGTGCTGATTGGCACCATCGGCAAAAGCCCGCTGATTGATGGGCTGGTGGCCAGCAAAAAGCTGGACGTGTCGCAGGTGGCGGGCAAGTGGGAAACCTTCGTGCTACAGGTGGTGGAAAAGCCGATGCCGGGTGTTGAGCGGGCGTTGGTTATTGCCGGCAGTGACAAGCGCGGCACCATTTACGGCATTTACGACCTGTCGCAGCAAATCGGGGTGTCGCCGTGGTACTGGTGGGCCGATGTACCAACCAAGCCGCAGACGGCTCTGTACGTAGCGCCGGGCCGCCATTCGCAGGGCACGCCGCAGGTAAAGTATCGGGGCATTTTCCTCAACGACGAAGCGCCGGCGCTGTCGGGTTGGGCCAAGGAAAAGTTCGGCGGTATCAACTCGAAGATGTACGTGCACGTGTTTGAGCTGATTTTGCGGCTCAAGGGCAATTACCTGTGGCCTGCTATGTGGGGCAACGCCTTCAACGACGACGACAAGCAAAGCCCCGTGCTGGCCGATGAGTACGGCATTGTAATGGGCACCTCGCACCACGAGCCCATGGTTCGGTCGCAGCAGGAATGGAAGCGCTTCGGCTCCGGCCCCTGGAACTACCAGACCAACGAAAAGACGCTCCAGGATTTCTGGCGCCAGGGCATCAAGAATATGGGCACCAAGGAAAGCATCGTGACGCTGGCCATGCGCGGCGACGGCGACGAGCCCATGAGTGAGGGCAGCAACATTACCCTGCTGGAAAAAATCGTGGCCGACCAGCGCAAGATTATTGCCGAGGAAACCGGCAAGCCCGCCGAACAGACGCCCCAGCTCTGGGCTCTCTACAAGGAAGTGCAGGACTACTACGACAAAGGCATGCGCGTGCCCGACGATGTGACTCTGCTCTTGTGCGACGACAACTGGGGCAACCTCCGCAAGCTGCCCAAGCCTACGGAAAAGCCCCGCGCCGGCGGCTACGGCATTTACTACCACTTCGACTACGTGGGTGGTCCGCGCAACTACAAGTGGCTCAATACGAATCCGCTACCCCGCATCTGGGAGCAAATGCACCTGGCCCACGAGTACGGCGCCAACCAGATCTGGATTGTAAACGTGGGAGATTTGAAGCCCATGGAATTCCCCATCAGCTTCTTTCTGGACTACGCCTGGAACCCCGACCGAATCAGCGCCGACCAAATCGACGACTACTCGCGGGACTGGGCCGCCCGGCAGTTCGGCCCAAAGTACGCCGCTGATATTGCCGACATCCTGGCCAAATACGCCAAGTACAACAGCCGCCGCAAACCCGAGCTGCTCGACGCCAACACCTACAGCCTGGCTACCGGCGAGTGGGCTACGGTGGTTGCCGATTATAACCAGCTGCTAGCCAAGGCCGAGAAAGTCAGCCAGCAGCTGCCCGCTGAGTACCGCGACGCTTATTATCAACTGGTGCTGCACCCGGTGCAGGCCTGTGCCAACCTCAACGAGCTATACTACACCGTGGCGCAGAACCGGGAGGCAGCCAAAAACGGCCAGGCTACGGCCAACGCCTTGGCTGAAAAAGCCAAGGCGCTCTACGCCAAAGACGCCGAAATCACGAAGCGCTACCACGCGCTGGCCGGCGGCAAGTGGAACCATATGATGGACCAGACTCACATCGGCTACACCTACTGGCAGCAGCCCGAGCAGAACGCCATGCCCGCCGTGCAGACCGTGGCGCAGCCAACTACCGCGGCTCCAGCTCAGCCCGTGCCGGCGAAAAAGCCCCAGTCGGTACCGAAAGGCGCAGGATTTGTTGAAACCGACGGCTACGTTTCCATCGAAGCCGGGCACTATGCCAAAGCCGTGGATGGGGGCGGGGTAAAGTGGCAAACCATTCCCGACCTGGGCCGCACGCTTTCCGGCGTCACCACGTTCCCGACTACCGCGCCCGGCCAGCCGCCGACCGGTGACTCGCCGCGCCTAGAGTATCAGGTGCAGCTCACCGGTACCGGTCCGGTAACGGTGCGGACCTACTTGGCCCCCACGCTGAACTTTATTGGGGGGGAGGGTTTGCGCTACGCCGTATCCTTCGACGACGAAGCCCCGCAGATTATCAACCTACACACGGGCATGGTGGCGGACAATGGCAACCGGCCCTGGGAAAAAGCGGTGGCCGAAAATATCCTCATTAAAGAGTCTAAGCACACGTTGGCCAAGCCCGGCGCCCACGTGCTCAAATTCTGGCGCGTGGACCCCGGCGTAGTACTCGAAAAGCTGGTCGTAGACCTTGGTGGTTTGCCGTCTAGCTACCTCGGCCCGCCGGAAAGCGCCTCGGGTACGGCAGCACCAAAAGCCGCCGAAACCAAAGGCAGCGTAGGCCAACGCTAG
- a CDS encoding DUF1349 domain-containing protein, which yields MKKLFFSAALLLGVFTASAQTFTTMRWLNAPKKSTVTANKVQVQVDGGTDFWRVTHYGFIRDNGHFFYQEQEGDFLAKVKIVGQYKELYDQAGLMIRLDEKNWIKTGIEYVKGVQNVSAVVTREVSDWSVVPRQDSPKAVWLTLLRKGDYVEIQYSFDNKDFKMLRLAYFPPTPGKKVQIGLMCAAPDGKGFPVEFEDFSIGPVPAGTK from the coding sequence ATGAAAAAATTATTCTTCTCCGCGGCCCTTTTGCTGGGCGTATTCACGGCTTCGGCCCAAACTTTTACCACCATGCGCTGGCTAAATGCTCCCAAGAAGTCGACCGTGACGGCCAACAAAGTGCAGGTGCAGGTCGACGGCGGCACCGACTTCTGGCGCGTGACGCACTACGGCTTCATCCGCGACAATGGCCACTTTTTCTACCAGGAGCAGGAAGGTGACTTTCTAGCTAAGGTCAAAATTGTAGGGCAGTACAAAGAGCTCTACGACCAGGCCGGCCTGATGATTCGGCTCGATGAGAAGAACTGGATTAAGACTGGCATCGAGTACGTCAAGGGGGTGCAAAACGTCAGCGCCGTCGTCACGCGGGAAGTGTCCGACTGGTCGGTGGTGCCGCGGCAGGACAGTCCCAAGGCCGTGTGGCTGACGCTGCTGCGCAAGGGCGACTACGTAGAAATTCAGTACTCCTTCGACAACAAGGACTTCAAGATGCTGCGCCTGGCCTACTTCCCGCCTACGCCCGGTAAAAAGGTCCAGATCGGACTCATGTGCGCCGCCCCCGATGGCAAAGGCTTCCCGGTCGAGTTTGAGGATTTCTCTATCGGCCCGGTACCAGCCGGCACGAAGTAA
- a CDS encoding sugar O-acetyltransferase, producing the protein MKTEKEKMLAGELYDALDAQLTQERTQARLLLKQLNESREDQTAERTQLLQQLLPHAGAGLWIQPPFYCDYGSNMYLGEKVFFNFNCVVLDVAPVTIGHRTLFGPNVQIYTATHPMDHQIRASGLEFAKPITIGDDVWVGGSAVICPGVSIGARSVIGAGSVVTKDIPADVFVAGNPCKVIRPLGEEA; encoded by the coding sequence ATGAAAACCGAAAAAGAAAAGATGCTAGCCGGGGAGCTCTACGATGCTCTCGACGCGCAGCTCACCCAGGAACGAACCCAGGCCCGGCTGTTGCTCAAGCAGCTCAACGAATCCCGCGAAGACCAGACTGCTGAACGCACCCAATTGCTCCAGCAGCTGCTGCCCCACGCCGGCGCTGGCCTCTGGATTCAGCCGCCCTTCTACTGCGACTATGGCAGCAATATGTACCTCGGGGAGAAGGTGTTTTTCAACTTCAACTGCGTGGTGCTCGACGTAGCCCCGGTCACCATCGGCCACCGGACTTTGTTTGGGCCCAACGTGCAGATTTACACCGCCACCCACCCCATGGACCACCAGATCCGGGCCTCGGGGCTGGAGTTTGCCAAGCCTATTACCATCGGCGACGACGTGTGGGTAGGCGGCAGCGCCGTTATTTGTCCGGGTGTAAGCATTGGGGCCCGTAGCGTGATTGGGGCGGGCAGCGTGGTCACGAAAGACATACCGGCCGACGTGTTTGTCGCCGGCAACCCTTGCAAGGTCATCCGCCCGTTGGGAGAGGAAGCTTAA
- a CDS encoding acyl-CoA thioesterase, with translation MKLYFRLLWLVLTARFQPKVPVMGPCRTKFRVWPTDLDIMRHVNNGQYLTLCDVARTDLLIRSGLLSKTKDFAPLAVVVAETIQFSRSLEPFQTFEIETRPLGWDERLLYIQQQFIRQGQVVATAVVSLRFVKRKGGTADPAEVLAHAGEPTESPELPDWVRAWSQNMRELRAA, from the coding sequence ATGAAACTCTACTTCCGCCTGCTCTGGCTTGTGCTCACGGCCCGCTTCCAACCCAAGGTGCCGGTAATGGGCCCCTGCCGGACCAAGTTTCGGGTGTGGCCGACCGACCTGGACATCATGCGCCACGTGAATAACGGGCAGTATCTGACGCTGTGCGACGTGGCCCGGACGGACCTGCTCATCCGCTCGGGGCTGCTGAGCAAAACCAAGGACTTCGCCCCGCTGGCCGTGGTAGTGGCCGAAACTATTCAGTTCAGCCGCTCTTTGGAGCCGTTTCAGACGTTTGAAATCGAAACTCGGCCCCTGGGCTGGGACGAGCGGCTGCTCTACATCCAGCAGCAATTCATCCGGCAAGGTCAGGTGGTGGCCACGGCCGTGGTGAGTTTGCGCTTCGTGAAGCGCAAGGGCGGCACCGCCGACCCAGCCGAGGTGCTGGCCCATGCTGGCGAGCCGACCGAGTCGCCGGAGTTGCCGGACTGGGTGCGGGCCTGGAGCCAGAACATGCGGGAGCTGCGGGCGGCGTAG
- a CDS encoding UTP--glucose-1-phosphate uridylyltransferase: protein MNLSIDLGMFGRDKDIRPPLHSYVRVIPEPVLRLTSIDLNTTKDVTDLADLFNFGNDYLSLVKAGVIASGLIPPSFEGTNQNLTEILARIVAPGMGIELVTKVNDIPKGSRFAVSTNLLGSIISLLMRATGQTKNLTGGLDENERRLVASRAILGEWIGGSGGGWQDSGGVWPGIKAIQGTFAQPGDPEYDISRGTLLPRHRVLEGEDVHPEIGEKIMKSLVLMHGGMASNVGPILEMVTEKYLLRGAQETAARQQTNEIFDNILASIKEGDIQKLGANTARNFEGPIKTIIPWASTYFTEQIIAKAKQEFGADYYGFLMLGGMSGGGMGMFVNPDKYEDYKVRVLDLLRTTKQELSAALPFAMEPVVYNWSINRRGTWSTLHEGNEALMPEQYYAIHVSGLVKRDPESISYLRRAEIDYFTTYCEQNNLAYPLLRTIVSNLFKVSDPTSQGNRSVENDKAEQIKRENGFDYIQHEDIREELQKGRIGLSRNRLPAETAIDDVQPTDVVQFADLQDVTQLGEDAIRAGKVAVLSLAAGVGSRWTKGAGVIKALNPFVEIGGRHRSFLEIHLAKTRRVARQYGAKIPHIVATSYLTHAPIRQTLEQTQNYGYDGAVYLSEGRSIGQRFVPMERDLRFMWEEMPQETLDENKQKVRDAVRNTMIGWAKSKGEGTDYIDNIAAQRFSPLGHWYEVSNLLRNGTLARLLRENPAVETIMLHNIDTLGADVHAAALGYHRASGNALTFEVIPRRIEDRGGGLARVNGQVRLLEGLAQPREEDELALSYYNSMTTWIEVDPLLQLFGLTRTELQTADDAQLARAVRAVAQRIPTYVTTKEVKFRWGHGQEDIYPVAQIEKLWSDMSALPDVQCGYIVVPRSRGQQMKDPAQLDAWVTDGSKAHVASLGVFE, encoded by the coding sequence GTGAACCTGTCGATTGACCTGGGTATGTTCGGGCGCGACAAGGACATCCGCCCCCCGCTGCACAGTTACGTGCGCGTCATTCCGGAGCCGGTATTGCGCCTGACCAGCATCGACCTGAACACGACCAAGGACGTCACGGACCTGGCCGACCTGTTCAACTTCGGCAACGACTACCTAAGCCTGGTCAAGGCTGGCGTTATTGCTTCCGGCCTGATTCCGCCTTCCTTTGAAGGCACCAACCAGAACCTCACGGAAATCCTGGCGCGCATAGTGGCCCCGGGCATGGGCATCGAGCTAGTGACTAAGGTGAACGACATTCCCAAAGGCTCCCGTTTCGCCGTTTCGACCAACCTGCTGGGCTCCATTATTAGCTTGCTGATGCGGGCCACGGGGCAAACCAAGAACCTAACTGGCGGCCTCGACGAGAACGAACGGCGCCTAGTGGCGTCGCGGGCCATTCTGGGCGAGTGGATTGGCGGCTCGGGCGGGGGCTGGCAGGATTCGGGCGGCGTGTGGCCTGGTATCAAGGCCATTCAGGGCACCTTTGCCCAGCCCGGCGACCCGGAATACGACATCAGTCGGGGCACGCTGCTGCCGCGGCACCGGGTGCTGGAAGGCGAGGATGTGCACCCCGAAATTGGGGAGAAAATCATGAAGTCCCTGGTGCTGATGCACGGCGGTATGGCCTCCAACGTGGGCCCGATTCTGGAGATGGTGACCGAGAAGTATCTGCTCCGCGGGGCCCAGGAAACGGCTGCCCGGCAGCAGACCAACGAGATTTTCGACAACATCCTGGCTTCCATCAAGGAAGGCGACATTCAGAAGCTGGGCGCCAACACGGCCCGCAACTTTGAGGGGCCCATCAAAACCATCATTCCCTGGGCCTCGACTTACTTCACCGAGCAGATTATTGCCAAGGCCAAGCAGGAATTCGGGGCCGACTACTACGGCTTTTTGATGCTGGGCGGCATGTCGGGCGGCGGCATGGGCATGTTCGTGAACCCCGACAAGTACGAGGATTACAAGGTGCGCGTGCTGGACCTCTTGCGCACGACCAAGCAGGAACTTTCGGCCGCTTTGCCGTTTGCCATGGAGCCGGTGGTCTATAACTGGAGCATCAACCGACGCGGCACCTGGAGCACCTTGCACGAAGGCAACGAGGCCCTGATGCCGGAGCAGTATTACGCCATTCACGTGTCGGGGCTGGTGAAGCGCGACCCGGAATCCATTTCCTACCTGCGCCGGGCTGAAATCGACTACTTCACGACCTACTGCGAGCAAAACAACCTGGCCTACCCCCTGCTGCGCACCATTGTGAGCAATTTGTTCAAGGTCTCGGACCCCACAAGCCAGGGCAACCGCAGCGTGGAGAATGATAAGGCCGAGCAGATCAAGCGCGAGAATGGCTTCGACTACATTCAGCACGAAGACATCCGGGAAGAGCTGCAAAAGGGCCGCATCGGCCTCTCTCGCAACCGCCTGCCTGCCGAAACGGCCATCGACGACGTGCAGCCGACGGACGTGGTACAGTTTGCCGACTTGCAGGACGTGACCCAGCTGGGCGAGGACGCCATTCGGGCCGGCAAGGTGGCCGTGCTCAGCCTCGCGGCCGGCGTGGGCAGCCGCTGGACCAAGGGCGCGGGTGTTATCAAGGCCCTGAACCCCTTCGTGGAAATAGGCGGGCGGCACCGCAGCTTCCTGGAAATTCACCTGGCCAAAACCCGCCGCGTGGCCCGGCAGTACGGGGCCAAAATCCCGCACATCGTGGCGACCAGCTACCTCACCCACGCCCCGATCCGGCAGACCCTGGAGCAGACCCAGAACTACGGCTACGACGGGGCCGTGTACCTCTCGGAAGGTCGCTCGATTGGGCAGCGTTTTGTGCCCATGGAGCGGGATTTACGGTTTATGTGGGAGGAAATGCCCCAGGAAACCCTCGACGAAAACAAGCAGAAAGTGCGCGACGCGGTGCGCAACACGATGATTGGCTGGGCCAAAAGCAAGGGTGAGGGCACCGACTACATCGACAACATTGCCGCCCAGCGCTTCTCCCCGCTCGGCCACTGGTACGAGGTGTCGAACCTGCTGCGCAACGGCACCCTGGCCCGCCTGCTGCGCGAAAACCCCGCGGTGGAAACCATTATGCTCCACAACATCGACACGCTGGGCGCCGACGTGCACGCGGCGGCCCTGGGCTACCACCGGGCCTCCGGCAACGCCCTGACCTTCGAAGTCATTCCGCGCCGCATCGAGGACCGGGGCGGCGGACTGGCCCGCGTGAACGGGCAGGTGCGCCTGCTCGAAGGCCTGGCCCAACCCCGGGAAGAAGATGAGCTGGCCTTGAGCTATTACAACTCGATGACCACCTGGATTGAAGTCGACCCGCTACTCCAGCTCTTCGGCCTCACCCGCACCGAGCTGCAAACGGCCGACGACGCCCAGCTGGCCCGGGCCGTGCGCGCCGTGGCTCAGCGCATCCCGACCTACGTGACGACCAAGGAAGTAAAATTCCGCTGGGGCCACGGCCAGGAAGATATCTACCCCGTGGCCCAGATTGAGAAGCTGTGGAGCGACATGTCGGCCCTGCCGGATGTGCAGTGCGGCTATATCGTGGTACCCCGCAGCCGCGGCCAGCAGATGAAGGACCCCGCCCAGCTCGACGCCTGGGTGACGGATGGCAGCAAGGCCCACGTAGCCTCGTTGGGCGTGTTTGAGTAG
- a CDS encoding UTP--glucose-1-phosphate uridylyltransferase, which produces MKIKKAVITAAARGQRLYPVADTIQKAMLPVVDVDGLHKPTIQIIAEEAFGSGIEELCVVCAPGDGARYVAAFTSLRDNLIKTYQNVDWARQQAEKIDHLLSRLQFAEQTEALGYGHAVYCAREFVGNEPFLLLLGDYLYVSNMAGKRCAAQVLELATQQDCAVAAVNPTIEHQISRYGTLTGKHVAGQAGVYQIDHIIEKPSLSTAELELQTPGLRAGYYLCFFGMHVLTPGIFGILQKQLDAGSTNVLLTPALQELAATEKYLALEVRGNRYDLSRPHGLLRAQLALGLAGEAHDETLTTMVELLAEANTRK; this is translated from the coding sequence ATGAAGATCAAAAAAGCAGTAATTACTGCCGCCGCCCGCGGCCAGCGGTTGTACCCGGTGGCCGATACCATTCAGAAGGCCATGCTGCCGGTGGTAGATGTGGACGGGTTGCACAAGCCCACCATCCAGATTATTGCCGAGGAGGCCTTTGGCAGCGGCATCGAGGAGCTGTGCGTCGTGTGCGCTCCCGGCGACGGAGCGCGCTACGTAGCCGCCTTCACCTCCCTGCGCGACAACCTGATTAAAACCTATCAGAATGTGGACTGGGCCCGGCAGCAGGCCGAGAAAATTGACCACCTGCTCAGCCGCCTGCAGTTTGCCGAGCAGACTGAAGCTCTAGGCTACGGCCACGCCGTGTACTGCGCCCGGGAGTTCGTGGGTAATGAGCCGTTCCTGCTCCTGCTCGGCGACTACCTCTACGTTTCGAACATGGCTGGCAAGCGTTGCGCGGCCCAAGTGCTGGAGTTGGCTACGCAACAAGACTGCGCCGTGGCGGCCGTCAACCCCACCATTGAGCACCAGATCAGCCGTTACGGTACGCTCACGGGCAAGCACGTGGCGGGCCAGGCCGGCGTGTACCAGATTGACCATATCATTGAAAAGCCTTCGTTGAGCACGGCCGAACTAGAACTGCAAACGCCAGGCTTGCGGGCGGGCTATTACTTGTGCTTTTTCGGCATGCACGTCCTGACGCCGGGCATCTTCGGTATTCTGCAGAAGCAACTCGATGCCGGCTCGACCAACGTGCTGCTCACGCCCGCCTTGCAGGAGCTGGCCGCCACGGAAAAGTACCTGGCCCTGGAAGTGCGCGGCAACCGCTACGACCTAAGCCGGCCCCACGGTCTGCTGCGGGCCCAGCTGGCCCTGGGCCTGGCAGGCGAGGCCCACGACGAAACCCTGACGACCATGGTCGAGCTGCTGGCCGAAGCCAATACCCGCAAGTAG
- a CDS encoding Imm50 family immunity protein, which translates to MPVAENPATNRISNHEIVREYFGYWPSFHDAEITKAAFEANPGYWPSATFTIAAFELTAEVDPKGHYQQTKQCTIELLFTGIREMELEGFSHQNVILSLEIEESGSHIQCTINPSVGLDAFLIAEKVSVLSLTPTKR; encoded by the coding sequence ATGCCTGTAGCCGAAAATCCTGCAACCAATCGAATAAGTAACCATGAAATTGTTCGGGAGTATTTCGGCTATTGGCCAAGCTTTCATGACGCTGAAATCACGAAAGCAGCTTTTGAAGCCAACCCTGGATATTGGCCTTCCGCAACGTTTACAATAGCTGCATTTGAGCTGACAGCGGAAGTCGACCCCAAAGGCCATTACCAGCAAACCAAGCAGTGTACTATAGAGCTTCTATTCACTGGCATTCGGGAAATGGAGCTTGAAGGCTTTAGTCACCAAAACGTTATCCTCAGTTTAGAAATCGAAGAAAGCGGTAGTCATATTCAATGCACGATTAACCCCTCAGTTGGGTTGGATGCATTCCTAATTGCTGAGAAAGTATCGGTGTTAAGCCTTACTCCAACGAAGCGGTAG
- the argH gene encoding argininosuccinate lyase — protein MKIWDKGIAVDKKIEQFTVGKDRELDMYLAQFDVQASQAQATMLTQAGLISEEENEQLQQGLGELAQQITEGRFTIEAEFEDVHSKIEYYLTEKFGDAGKKIHTARSRNDQVLTAIQLFLKDYTERVATKTLELVNVLLHKADAHQADLMPGYTHFQAAMPSSFGLWFSAYAEHLLLDLALFEAAHTVADQNPLGSGAGFGSSFPIDRQLTTRQMGFGNVAVSSVGAQMLRGKTEKTVAFAVAGMAATLAKMAYDLVLYNGQDMAFVELPKEFTTGSSIMPHKKNPDVFELIRARCNSLQALPNTITLTISNLPSGYHRDFQILKELLFEPLTQFLDILDIVLFALPQLKIKPDLLNQAKYDATFTVENINQLIQSGTPFRTAYKQVGLAVEDGSYVPHKEFQTTHLGSIHNLGLEEIRAKVERLKQGSKLF, from the coding sequence ATGAAGATTTGGGACAAGGGCATTGCCGTTGACAAGAAGATTGAGCAGTTCACCGTGGGCAAAGACCGGGAGCTGGATATGTACCTGGCGCAGTTCGACGTGCAGGCCTCCCAGGCCCAGGCCACGATGCTCACCCAAGCTGGGTTGATTTCCGAAGAGGAAAACGAGCAGCTTCAGCAGGGCCTCGGGGAACTGGCTCAGCAGATTACCGAGGGCCGCTTCACCATTGAGGCCGAGTTTGAGGATGTGCACTCCAAGATTGAGTATTACCTGACCGAGAAGTTCGGCGACGCGGGCAAGAAAATCCACACGGCCCGCTCCCGCAACGACCAGGTTCTGACAGCCATTCAGCTCTTCCTGAAAGACTATACCGAGCGGGTGGCAACCAAGACGCTGGAGCTGGTAAACGTGCTGCTGCACAAAGCCGACGCGCACCAGGCCGATTTGATGCCGGGCTACACCCACTTCCAGGCCGCCATGCCCAGTTCATTCGGGCTCTGGTTTTCGGCTTATGCTGAGCATTTGTTGCTGGATCTGGCCCTGTTCGAAGCCGCCCACACCGTGGCCGACCAGAACCCGCTGGGCTCGGGCGCCGGCTTTGGCTCCTCCTTCCCCATCGATAGGCAGCTGACGACCCGGCAAATGGGCTTCGGCAACGTGGCCGTGAGCAGCGTGGGCGCCCAAATGCTGCGGGGCAAGACCGAGAAAACCGTGGCTTTTGCCGTGGCCGGCATGGCTGCCACCCTGGCCAAAATGGCCTACGACCTGGTGCTGTACAACGGGCAGGATATGGCTTTCGTGGAGCTGCCTAAGGAGTTTACCACGGGCTCCAGCATCATGCCCCACAAGAAAAACCCGGACGTGTTTGAGCTCATCCGGGCGCGCTGCAACTCCCTACAGGCGCTGCCCAACACGATTACGCTCACCATCAGCAACCTGCCCAGCGGCTACCACCGCGACTTTCAGATTCTGAAGGAGCTGCTATTCGAGCCCCTCACCCAGTTTCTGGACATCCTGGACATTGTGCTCTTCGCGTTGCCCCAACTGAAAATCAAACCCGACCTGCTCAACCAGGCGAAGTACGACGCGACCTTCACGGTGGAAAACATCAACCAGCTGATTCAAAGCGGTACGCCGTTTCGCACGGCCTACAAACAGGTGGGCCTGGCCGTAGAAGACGGCTCCTACGTGCCCCACAAGGAGTTTCAGACCACGCACTTAGGCAGCATTCACAACTTGGGCCTGGAGGAAATTCGGGCAAAGGTGGAGCGGCTGAAGCAAGGTAGCAAGCTATTTTAG
- a CDS encoding VOC family protein, which yields MQKITTFLTFNDQAEEAAKLYTSIFPDSAIRRITRYPQGTYMPVGSVMTVEFELAGQKYVALNGGPHFTFTTGISLSVSCQDQAEIDAVWNQLTAAGGEPGDCGWLKDRFGVSWQVTPANMAQLISSPDPARMQRKMAAMMQMSKIDIATLENA from the coding sequence ATGCAGAAGATTACTACGTTTCTGACTTTCAACGACCAAGCCGAGGAAGCGGCAAAACTATATACCAGTATTTTTCCTGATTCCGCCATTCGCCGCATCACCCGCTATCCACAAGGTACTTACATGCCCGTCGGCAGCGTGATGACCGTGGAGTTTGAGTTGGCCGGGCAAAAGTATGTGGCCTTGAACGGCGGACCGCATTTTACGTTCACCACCGGCATTTCTTTGTCGGTAAGCTGTCAGGATCAGGCCGAAATTGATGCCGTGTGGAACCAGCTTACGGCCGCCGGCGGAGAGCCGGGGGACTGTGGCTGGTTGAAAGACCGGTTCGGCGTATCCTGGCAAGTTACGCCCGCCAACATGGCTCAGTTGATAAGCAGTCCTGACCCGGCCCGAATGCAGCGCAAAATGGCCGCCATGATGCAGATGAGCAAAATTGACATTGCCACCCTGGAAAACGCCTAG